Below is a genomic region from Caldisericia bacterium.
TTTTGTCGTAGTATAACGGACAGGAATACTGGCAGTAAAGGATACCGGTTTTCTTTGGTCTCATTTTGCCTTTACGGTGCATTGGCAGCCCCGCAGTGCAGATAATACAGTCGCCTTTGACGGTATAGCCTTTGTCTAGATTTTTTCCTGTTCTGCGGGGGATAATGGCCTCTGCTTTAAGCTCATCAACGATGTAGGCCAAAATGGACTCAACGTCGTATTCGGCATCCCCTATCACGGCCTCCATGGTTAAACCAAATGCTTCTTGACAAGCCCTCAGCAAGGGGATGGCTATTTTAACCTCGCTAACATTGGCGGGTTGAGTAAACTCCCACATAGGCAGTTCTGTTTCAGTGTCGGTGATGATGTGATTTCGATAGCCCCAAAAGTATCTCACCTTCTTTTGGAAGGGATTGGGATAGTGAACAAGCACCCCCAATCGGCACTGGGGATCAGCTTTGGGGTATTGGGTTTTGTCAAATCGGTTACGTACGGAGGTCTTAAGGTTATTCTCTTTGACCGGCATGACGATTGGACAAGAATCCAGAGCTATCCGTCGCCCCGAGAGGACCTGTTCTTGGAGCAACAGGCTGACCAGAGCTTTTCGTGTTTTTTGTAGCTCTGCGTTTGGCGTATCCCGCAGAAAGCTGGAGAAACGCTCAACAGAAGGGGCAGGTTTCAATGCATCCAGTCCCACCACTTCAAGCATCGTCGGATTGTTATTGAGCTCAAATACCAAATCAGAAAGTGTAGGCAAACGCCTGATACACCGGTAGACTGAAGCTCTCAAGATCGCATTTCTGGCAACGGCCGGGCGTCCAGTGTGGTTATGCTCCCCGGGCAGCAGAGGGAGATTATCAAACAGCTTGTCGTATCGGCTCAGAAGGGGTAACTGACCAGGTTCAAATAAAGA
It encodes:
- a CDS encoding transposase; protein product: MAITRSLFEPGQLPLLSRYDKLFDNLPLLPGEHNHTGRPAVARNAILRASVYRCIRRLPTLSDLVFELNNNPTMLEVVGLDALKPAPSVERFSSFLRDTPNAELQKTRKALVSLLLQEQVLSGRRIALDSCPIVMPVKENNLKTSVRNRFDKTQYPKADPQCRLGVLVHYPNPFQKKVRYFWGYRNHIITDTETELPMWEFTQPANVSEVKIAIPLLRACQEAFGLTMEAVIGDAEYDVESILAYIVDELKAEAIIPRRTGKNLDKGYTVKGDCIICTAGLPMHRKGKMRPKKTGILYCQYSCPLYYDKKVGYQYIVCPVVHPKFFEQKGCNVLIRLEPSVRTKIDYDTEKFKDLYTTRTSVERVFSRLLSIAMQNPTVKGLNAVSNHCTIAHITVLLVALTAHRSGQKDKIRFVKSFVPNFLHTLTKKGVL